Part of the Halalkalibacter krulwichiae genome is shown below.
GAAAGTATAATGGTGGCACCGGCTCTAACATTGGTCGAAACGGAATCGCCGAAAGATATAACGTTGCTACGCTATTATTTGAGATGCGCGGAATGTCTGACCATTTTTACGAACCATATGTATTAGGTCAAAAAAGCAATGGTTATTTAATCAGGCAATCAGTAGAAACACTGGATGCAGCTGTGAAAGCAATCGCCGATGGTTCCATCGAAAACGTTGATACCAGTTTCTGGGATACCCTTCCATTCCAAAGAAATAAAGCTTCGGAAGAAGAAGGCGAATAACAGCAAAGAATCATATTCTATCTATAGACACACATTATATTTTGCAAATTACAAGAGGCCCTGAGTGTTTGAAAAAACTCAGAGCCTTTTTTTAATCCTTTACTTTCGTCCAAATACACCTTCACAAATAATTTCCGCTGCGCCTTTCATAAGGACATGTCCATTTTCTTGCCACGTAATCGTTAAATCACCACCAAGTAGATGGACTATAACCTCTTCCCCTTTTTGACAATGTCCGTTTAGAACAGCTGCAACGACCGCTGCACATGCGCCTGTACCGCAAGCTTGTGTAATTCCAGATCCTCGTTCCCATACACGGAAATGTAGTTCATTTCTTGAAACAACTTCAACAAATTCAACATTAACCCAATCAGGGAAGCGCTCATCTTTCTCCATTTTTGGCCCTACTGAGTCAACGGGAGCTTCCTCGATCTTCTCTACAAACATAACAGCATGCGGATTTCCCATTGAAACAGCCGTGACTTCAAGTTGAGTATCATCTAACTGAAAAGGTTCTGCCACAACCTGATCTTGTTGATCACCCAGCATCGGAATTTGCTCCCTAGCTAATATTGGTTCCCCCATGTCTACTGACACTGTATGAACACGATCCCCTTCTACGTGAACGGTTGCTTCTACTAACCCACCCAGTGTTTCAATTTGAAACGTTTTATCATTAACATATCCATGTTCGTAGGCGAATTTAGCCACACAGCGTAACCCATTTCCACAATTCTTTGCTTCTGAACCATCGCTGTTAAACACACGCATTTTTACAGGAGCTATTTCAGAGGGACACACAAGGATCATCCCGTCAGAACCAATCCCTTTATTTCGATCAGATACTTCAATCGCAAGTGGGGAAAGCTTGTCCTCATCAAACGTTTGTTTAAACATATCGACATAAATATAACAGTTTCCTAAACCATGCATTTTCGTAAATTGCAATCTACTCAATC
Proteins encoded:
- the dapF gene encoding diaminopimelate epimerase, with protein sequence MHGLGNCYIYVDMFKQTFDEDKLSPLAIEVSDRNKGIGSDGMILVCPSEIAPVKMRVFNSDGSEAKNCGNGLRCVAKFAYEHGYVNDKTFQIETLGGLVEATVHVEGDRVHTVSVDMGEPILAREQIPMLGDQQDQVVAEPFQLDDTQLEVTAVSMGNPHAVMFVEKIEEAPVDSVGPKMEKDERFPDWVNVEFVEVVSRNELHFRVWERGSGITQACGTGACAAVVAAVLNGHCQKGEEVIVHLLGGDLTITWQENGHVLMKGAAEIICEGVFGRK